ACGCTCAAAGAAGGTGAGCAACCAAGCGCTGAAGGAGTCAAAAAAATCAACGAACTCGCAAAAAAACTATCCACGCTGGCCCTCTCGAGAGGTCAGTAAGCCTCACACCTCAACATCCTGAACCCACAACCGACCACATTTTTTCATCATGCAACAAAGCATCGCCGTTCTCGGCCTCGGAATCATCGGCTCCCGCAGCGCAGACCAACTCAAGCAATCCGGATTTACTGTCCATACTTGGAACCGGACCCCTCAACATCGCCCAGACTCCTGCGCCGAGGCCCAGGATGCGGTAAAGGGCTCCGATTTCGTTGCCCTCTACCTCAAGGACGGCATCGCCGTCAGAGAGGTCTTCGAATCCATTCGCCCTTCTCTCACGGCAGACCAAACGCTGCTCAACCACTCCACCATCGATCTCGAAACCACCCACTGGCTCGCCGAACAATGCCAAACAATCGGCTGCAGCTTTCTCGACTGTCCATTCACTGGAAGCAAAATGGCGGCAGCCCAAGGGGCTCTGGTCTACTACGTGGGCGGAGATCCTGACGTTTTGGAAAACTCACGCCAAACGCTCGAAGCCACCAGCAAAGAAATCAAATTCCTCGGGCCCGTTGGCAGTGCCACCGTGGTCAAAATCGCAACCAACCTGATCTCGGCATCCACCGTCCAGGCACTCTCGGAAGCGCTGGCCATCACCAATGCCTACGGCATTTCCCCTGACACTCTGACCGATGCCGTTGCCTCCAATGCCTGCGGCTCCGTCCTTGCTGCGATGAAACTCCCGAGCATGGCCGCTGGTGATTTCGCCCCTCATTTCTCCATGGAAAACATGCTCAAGGATAGCAAGTTCGCCATCCAACTCGCTGAAAACAAAGGGATTAACACCCCGGGAATCAAAACCACCTCGCAGGCGATGGAAAATGCATGCAAAAAAGGCAACGCGCAACTTGACTTCTCAGCTCTCTTCAAGGCATATCCAGAAGCGTAATTGCTTTGTGAAACATTTCTCATAGGCAAAACCTTGAGATTCACCTGACGCAGCCTTTATCACGCAGACGCCCCACCCACATTCACCCTATATTATGAATCTATTGCTTGCCTCATCTGACTCCGCATTTCTCGGAGGCCTGACCACCATTCTCAGCATTCTCGGTTCTCTCGGTGTTTTCCTCTACGGAATGAAAGTCATGTCGGAAGGCGTGCAATCCGTCGCAGGTGACAAAATGCGTGTCGCGATGGCGACGATGACCAAAAACCGCTTCAGCGGGATGCTCACCGGACTGGGGACCACCGCCCTGATTCAATCGTCCTCGGCAACCACGGTGCTGGTTGTCAGTTTCGTGAATGCCGGACTCCTCACCCTGGTGGAATCCATCGGCGTCATCATGGGCGCCAACCTCGGAACCACGGTCACAGCGTGGATCATTGCCGTCGTCGGTAAATTCAGCATTGCCAAAGTAGCACTGCCCATCATCGGAGTCGGCCTGCCGCTATTCTTCGTAGGACGCAGCAAAATCAAAAGCTTTGGCGAGGTCTTGATTGGTTTTGGTCTTCTCTTCTTTGGTCTTGGACTACTCAAAAAATCCGTCCCGGACGTTAAAGGAGCCCTCAAATCAGGAGAAACGGGTACCGTGGAAACCATCCAGTGGTTGATTGAAACCATCAACAATACCGGTTTTGGCTCGGTGGTTCTGTTCATGATTGCCGGTGTCATTCTCACGCTGGTGGTCCAATCCTCTTCTGCCGCCATGGCTATCACCATCACCTGCGCCACCCAGGGCTGGCTTGGAGATCTCAACACCACCGAGGGAACCATGATGGCGTTCCAGAACTCAGCCGCCATCGTTCTCGGAGAAAACATCGGAACCACCGTCACCGCTTGGCTGGCATCCATCGGGACCGGAGTAAATGCCAAACGGGCCGCTCGAGCCCACTTCCTCTTTAACGTGATCGGTGTGATCTGGATGCTCGCCTTATTCAAGATTTTCACCCCGCTGGTCTGGGAAATTGCCGACATGCTGCCAGACAGCTTGAAGGAAGTGAAAAAACTCGACGATTCACTCGCCGAGGGAACCTCGGCCGTTGCTTTTGCCAACGCCTCGAAGGTGGCATTCTCAACCGCCATTTTCCACACCATGTTCAACTTGGCGAACATCTTCATGCTGATCTGGTTCGTCCCTCAAATCTCGAACGTCGTCCAAAAATGGGTGAAGGAGAAAAAGACGGATGAAGCAGCCCCTCGCCTGCGCTACATTTCCCAAAACCTTGTCGACCTCGGTGAACTCAACATCGCCGAAGCCGAAACCGCCATCCGTAGGATGTCCAACCTCTGCGTGCATATGTTCAAAGGCTTCGTCGATGTGCTCGACCACCCGAAAGATGACATGTCCGCCGAAGTGACAGCCTTGAAAAAAATCGAGGACGAATCCGACCTCATGATGCAGGATATCACCGAATACCTGGTCCGCTGCTCATCCCGCGACATCGGTAATGCCAATGCTCACAAGATTGCCGGCATGCTGCGCATTACCCAGGAGCTGGAGGAAGGCATCGATTGCATCTACCGACTGGTGAAACTCAACGAGCGTCGCTACAAAAAGGGAAGAACCTTTTCCAAGGAACAAACCGATACTATCCGCGAATTTGCGGGCAACACCCAGCGCTTCATTGAGTTCACCGACAAGCGCCTGCTTTCGCAAATATCCGATGAAGACATGAACCGGGCCGAAGCCATGGAAGACACCTCCGACACCATGCGCAAGAAGTTCAATAAAAATGCCATGAACCGGATGGCCAGCGGTGATGTCCGACTGGAAATGATCAACATCGACATCAACAACCACTTTGAATCGATTGCCAATCACACGCTGAACATCGTTCAGGCAAGCCACTCCATGCACGAGGCCTAAACAAGGAAACGCGTCATGGCACAGGCTCATCAAAGTTAAACTTGAATCTTCCAACTTAGCCCCTAAAGTGCGCCCGCAGCCCCGCATCGGGGCGCCCCAAGCATATGAAAGCCATCCTCGCACTTGAAGACGGACGCACCTTTGAAGGTGAAGCCTTCGGGCATTTCGGAACCACCACCGGAGAAGCCTGTTTCAATACCTCCATGACCGGCTATCAGGAGATCATTACCGATCCCTCCTACCGCGGACAGATCGTCACCATGACCTACCCGCAAATCGGCAACTACGG
This genomic stretch from Oceaniferula marina harbors:
- a CDS encoding Na/Pi cotransporter family protein translates to MNLLLASSDSAFLGGLTTILSILGSLGVFLYGMKVMSEGVQSVAGDKMRVAMATMTKNRFSGMLTGLGTTALIQSSSATTVLVVSFVNAGLLTLVESIGVIMGANLGTTVTAWIIAVVGKFSIAKVALPIIGVGLPLFFVGRSKIKSFGEVLIGFGLLFFGLGLLKKSVPDVKGALKSGETGTVETIQWLIETINNTGFGSVVLFMIAGVILTLVVQSSSAAMAITITCATQGWLGDLNTTEGTMMAFQNSAAIVLGENIGTTVTAWLASIGTGVNAKRAARAHFLFNVIGVIWMLALFKIFTPLVWEIADMLPDSLKEVKKLDDSLAEGTSAVAFANASKVAFSTAIFHTMFNLANIFMLIWFVPQISNVVQKWVKEKKTDEAAPRLRYISQNLVDLGELNIAEAETAIRRMSNLCVHMFKGFVDVLDHPKDDMSAEVTALKKIEDESDLMMQDITEYLVRCSSRDIGNANAHKIAGMLRITQELEEGIDCIYRLVKLNERRYKKGRTFSKEQTDTIREFAGNTQRFIEFTDKRLLSQISDEDMNRAEAMEDTSDTMRKKFNKNAMNRMASGDVRLEMINIDINNHFESIANHTLNIVQASHSMHEA
- a CDS encoding NAD(P)-dependent oxidoreductase, which gives rise to MQQSIAVLGLGIIGSRSADQLKQSGFTVHTWNRTPQHRPDSCAEAQDAVKGSDFVALYLKDGIAVREVFESIRPSLTADQTLLNHSTIDLETTHWLAEQCQTIGCSFLDCPFTGSKMAAAQGALVYYVGGDPDVLENSRQTLEATSKEIKFLGPVGSATVVKIATNLISASTVQALSEALAITNAYGISPDTLTDAVASNACGSVLAAMKLPSMAAGDFAPHFSMENMLKDSKFAIQLAENKGINTPGIKTTSQAMENACKKGNAQLDFSALFKAYPEA